A single genomic interval of Mustela nigripes isolate SB6536 chromosome 7, MUSNIG.SB6536, whole genome shotgun sequence harbors:
- the STARD7 gene encoding stAR-related lipid transfer protein 7, mitochondrial, with translation MFLRRPPALAAWLAGAAAAGRSGARGGGLLALLANQCRFVTGLRVRRAQQIAQLYGRLYSESSRRVLLGRLWRRLRGRPGHASAVMAALAGVFVWDEERIQEEELQRSIDEMKRLEEMSHMFQRSGVERHPPEPKSQREGNEDLGGKEQPWEMVMDKKHFKLWRRPITGTHLYQYRVFGTYTDVTPRQFFNVQLDTEYRKKWDALVIKLEVIERDVVSGSEVLHWVTHFPYPMYSRDYVYVRRYSVDQENNVMVLVSRAVEHPSVPESPEFVRVRSYESQMVIRPHKSFDENGFDYLLTYSDNPQTVFPRYCVSWMVSSGMPDFLEKLHMATLKAKNMEIKVKDYISSKPLETGSEAKAATPSSERKNEGSCGPARIEYA, from the exons ATGTTCCTGCGGAGGCCGCCGGCCCTGGCCGCCTGGCTGGCGGGCGCGGCGGCAGCGGGGCGCtcgggggcgcggggcgggggcctGCTCGCCCTGCTGGCCAATCAGTGCCGCTTCGTGACGGGCCTGCGTGTGCGGCGCGCGCAGCAGATCGCGCAGCTGTACGGCCGCCTCTACTCAGAGAGCTCGCGCCGCGTCCTCCTCGGTCGCCTCTGGCGCCGGCTGCGAGGCCGTCCTGGCCATGCCTCTGCCGTGATGGCGGCGCTGGCTGGCGTGTTCGTGTGGGACGAGGAGAGGATCCAGGAGGAGGAGTTGCAGAG ATCCATTGATGAGATGAAACGGTTGGAAGAAATGTCACATATGTTTCAGCGCTCTGGAGTTGAACGCCACCCTCCAGAACCAAAATCACAGAGAGAAGGGAATGAAGATTTAGGGGGCAAAGAGCAACCATGGGAGATGGTGATGGATAAGAAACACTTTAAGCTCTGGCGGCGCCCAATTACGGGCACCCACCTTTACCAGTATAGAG TTTTTGGAACCTACACAGATGTAACACCCCGGCAGTTCTTCAATGTTCAG ctGGATACAGAGTATAGAAAAAAGTGGGATGCCCTGGTAATCAAGCTGGAAGTGATTGAGAGGGATGTGGTTAGTGGTTCTGAGGTTCTTCACTGGGTAACCCATTTTCCT TATCCAATGTACTCGCGGGATTATGTTTATGTTCGACGGTATAGCGTGGATCAGGAAAACAATGTGATGGTGTTGGTGTCACG AGCTGTGGAGCACCCTAGTGTTCCAGAGTCTCCAGAATTTGTAAGAGTCAGATCGTATGAATCCCAGATGGTTATCCGTCCCCACAAGTCATTTGATGAG aatggctttGACTACTTGTTGACATACAGTGACAATCCCCAGACTGTGTTTCCTCGCTACTGTGTTAGTTGGATGGTTTCCAGTG GCATGCCAGATTTCCTGGAGAAGCTGCACATGGCCACTCTTAAAGCGAAGAACATGGAGATCAAAGTAAAGGACTATATCTCGTCTAAGCCTCTGGAAACCGGTAGTGAAGCCAAAGCTGCCACTCCGTCTTCCGAGCGGAAGAATGAGGGTAGTTGTGGCCCTGCCCGGATCGAGTATGCTTGA